The sequence TGTTTTGACCGTAACCGCAGTCATGCGCTGTATCTGTTTGAGCATTTGCATGGGGAAGACCGTGACCGCGGCAGCGCCATGGTGGATTTGCTGGAAGCCTACCGTGGCCATGGTTTTGACATCAGCGCCAATGAGTTGCCGGATTATTTGCCCCTATTGTTGGAATTCATGGCTCAGGTAGACGAAACGGTGGCGCTAGGCATGCTGGCAGACGCCATCCACGTCATCAATCACTTGGGCAATAAGCTGCACGCGAATCAAGTGCCTTATGCTCCCTTGTTGACCATCTTGGTGAACCTCAGCCCAACGTGCCCTGAGCCTTTAGTGGAGCCGCCGGTGCGTGACATGGATGAGGCAATGGAGGTGTTTGGCACCAGCGCCGAAGGTGTAGAGCCGTTGATTCGGCCAGGCCTGACCCAAACCGTACAGTTTTACCCTAATCGACCCATGGCTCAGTAGGAGACGCACATGAACACCCTTCATCAATTTTTATTTGGGATTTATCCCTACATTGCCCTGAGTATTTTTTTCTTAGGGAGCCTGATTCGCTTTGATCGTGAGCAGTATTCATGGAAGTCGGAGAGTAGCCAGCTCTTATATCGTGGCCAGCTACGCTTAGGCAATATTTTGTTTCACGTCGGTATTTTGGCGGTGTTTTTTGGCCACTTAGTGGGCCTGTTAACCCCCGTCATCGTTTGGGACACTTTAGGCTTGAGCCATTCGGCCAAGCAAATCATCGCCATGGCCGCAGGCGGCGTGTTTGGGGTGATCGCCCTGATCGGCCTATGCCTATTGCTGCATCGCCGCTTTATGTGTGACCGCCTGGCGGCCAACACCACCTGGCGCGATAAGCTGGTGTTGTTCTGGTTGTTGATCACTTTGCTACTGGGCTTGAGCACAATTTTCATCAGCGCTCAGCACACTGATGGTGAAGAGATGGTGCGCTTGATGAACTGGGCCCAACACATCGTGACCTTCAGAGGCGGCGCGGCTGACTTTATTGTCAATACGTCGATTTTGTTTAAGCTGCACATGCTGATGGGGATGACGCTGTTTGTGATTTTCCCATTCACCCGCTTGGTACACGTTTGGAGCGGCTTTGCCAGCGTCACCTACGTGACTCGTGCTTGGCAGCTGGTGCGTCGCCGTTAAGTAAATGAATCGGTTTTAATTTGCCTCAGGTGCCGTTGTTTGGCTCTGGGGCATTTTTTATGGGCGTGCGTGGTGGACAGACACAAAAAAACGAGTCAGTGACTCGTTGATTAGGCCGCTTCGCGGGCGTGCTGAATCTGGTGTAAGAGGGCAAACAGCTCTTGATGATGTGCTTCAATAACCGCTTCGACGGCATCAAAGTCGAGGGTTTCAAAGGACTTAATGACGGTGTAGTGCTCATTAAAGTGGGTGGCCATTTGGGCCAGCCAAGCCTCATATTCTGGATATTGCAAGAGCTGGGCCGAGATGTAAATCGACGGATAGGCGGCGGTAAAAGTGGGGCTGTCACAGAACAAAATCAGGGTGTAGTGACAGAATTCGTTCAGAATATTGATTTTTCTGAGGTCGTCTTTTTCTTCTTTCATGGTGTGCAGCAATGATTTGAATTTGGCTACTAAGGCCGAAAAATCAGTCTTGCTGCGCAGTCGTTGCAGGGCCAGCTTTTCAATAAAATAACGGATATGGTATAGGTCAACGTGTTCTTCGAGAGAATAAGCACGCAAAACGGTGCCTCGGTTCTGAATTTTGGTGGCGAGGCCATCGGTGATCAACATCAGGGTGGCTTCACGTACGGGTGCACGGCTGACGTTCAGT comes from Neisseriaceae bacterium CLB008 and encodes:
- the narJ gene encoding nitrate reductase molybdenum cofactor assembly chaperone is translated as MNLIFKLISTLLCYPTETQQEALGDLRTAVATVPVLREHASAFNKVLDYLESRDLITLQEEYVACFDRNRSHALYLFEHLHGEDRDRGSAMVDLLEAYRGHGFDISANELPDYLPLLLEFMAQVDETVALGMLADAIHVINHLGNKLHANQVPYAPLLTILVNLSPTCPEPLVEPPVRDMDEAMEVFGTSAEGVEPLIRPGLTQTVQFYPNRPMAQ
- the narI gene encoding respiratory nitrate reductase subunit gamma, encoding MNTLHQFLFGIYPYIALSIFFLGSLIRFDREQYSWKSESSQLLYRGQLRLGNILFHVGILAVFFGHLVGLLTPVIVWDTLGLSHSAKQIIAMAAGGVFGVIALIGLCLLLHRRFMCDRLAANTTWRDKLVLFWLLITLLLGLSTIFISAQHTDGEEMVRLMNWAQHIVTFRGGAADFIVNTSILFKLHMLMGMTLFVIFPFTRLVHVWSGFASVTYVTRAWQLVRRR
- a CDS encoding GntR family transcriptional regulator; protein product: MSEKKAPLSLPAIIKQEMMHDIMSGRLRPGDKIIEEEYAHKLNVSRAPVREATLMLITDGLATKIQNRGTVLRAYSLEEHVDLYHIRYFIEKLALQRLRSKTDFSALVAKFKSLLHTMKEEKDDLRKINILNEFCHYTLILFCDSPTFTAAYPSIYISAQLLQYPEYEAWLAQMATHFNEHYTVIKSFETLDFDAVEAVIEAHHQELFALLHQIQHAREAA